A genomic window from Colletotrichum destructivum chromosome 7, complete sequence includes:
- a CDS encoding Putative PA domain, peptidase M28, PA domain superfamily, translating to MRTAALTLALPALASAVKCKPYVESEKLQELITIEDLLAGSQKLQDIADAHEGNRAFGGGGHNATVDWLVEELEKLDYFDVYKQPFTESFAGSKATLSVAGAAVEARPMTYTPAGDVTGAPLVAAANVGCEAADFPAEVAGAVALVSRGTCNFAVKAANAKTAGAVAAIIYNNDVGPLSGTLGAASDTYAPVVGITRDEGLAFAASLAAGEEVSVDLNIISIIEDRVNYNVIAETRGGDHDNVLMIGGHSDSVFAGPGINDDGSGTVGVLVVAKALSQFTTKNAVRLGFWGAEEYGKLGSYFYVKQLNGSDEEVSKIRAYLNFDMIASPNPILAIYDGDGSAFNFAGPAGSDVIEKDFEQFFEAQGRGHVPTEFNGRSDYAAFIENGIPSGGLFTGAEGIKTEAQAALFGGEAGVAYDVNYHLIGDDINNLDNDAYLINAKAIAHSVALYSMSWETIPPVSLAKRRWDADTAQHLKRAAELTGHSHDGPCGGGAHA from the exons TGGCGCTGCCCGCGCTGGCCAGCGCCGTCAAGTGCAAGCCCTACGTCGAGTCCGAGAAGCTCCAGGAGctcatcaccatcgaggACCTGCTCGCCGGCTCCCAGAAGCTGCaggacatcgccgacgcGCACGAGGGCAACCGCgccttcggcggcggcggccacaaCGCCACCGTCGACTGgctggtcgaggagctcgagaagctcgactaCTTCGACGTCTACAAGCAGCCCTTCACCGAGAGCTTCGCCGGCTCCAAGGCGACCctcagcgtcgccggcgccgccgtcgaggcccgccCCATGACCTACAcgcccgccggcgacgtgaCCGGCGcgcccctcgtcgccgccgccaacgtcggctgcgaggccgccgacttccccgccgaggtcgccggcgccgtggcgCTCGTGTCGCGAGGCACCTGCAacttcgccgtcaaggccgccaacgccaagaccgccggcgccgtcgccgccatcatctaCAACAACGACGTCGGCCCCCTCTCGGGAaccctcggcgccgcctccgacaCCTACGCCCCCGTCGTGGGCATCACccgcgacgagggcctggccttcgccgcctccctcgcggcgggcgaggaggtctCGGTCGACCTCAACATCATCTCCATCATCGAGGACCGCGTCAACTACAACGTCATCGCCGAGACGCGTGGCGGAGACCACGACAACGTCCTGATGATTGGAGGTCACTCCGACTCCGTCTTTGCCGGCCCTGGTATCAA CGATGACGGCTCCGGtaccgtcggcgtcctcgtgGTCGCCAAGGCCCTCTCCCAGTTCACCACCAAGAACGCCGTACGCCTCGGTTTCTGGGGCGCTGAGGAGTACGGCAAGCTCGGGTCGTACTTCTACGTCAAGCAGCTCAACGgctccgacgaggaggtgtCCAAGATCCGCGCTTACCTCAACTTCGACATGATCGCCAGCCCGAACCCCATCCTGGCCATctacgacggcgacggcagcgccTTCAACTTCGCGGGCCCCGCGGGCTCCGACGTCATCGAGAAGGACTTTGAGCAGTTCTTCGAGGCCCAGGGCCGCGGCCACGTGCCCACCGAGTTCAACGGCCGCTCCGACTACGCCGCCTTCATCGAGAACGGCATCCCGTCCGGCGGCCTCTTcacgggcgccgagggcatcaagaccgaggcccaggccgccctcttcggcggcgaggccggcgtcgcctACGACGTCAACTACCACCTCAtcggcgacgacatcaacaacctcgACAACGACGCCTACCTCATCAACGCGAAGGCCATCGCCCACAGCGTCGCGCTGTACTCGATGAGCTGGGAGACCATCCCGCCCGTCTCGCTCGCCAAGCGCCGCTGGGACGCCGACACGGCGCAGCACCTcaagcgcgccgccgagctcacCGGCCACTCCCACGACGGACCCTGCGGCGGTGGTGCTCACGCCTAA